The genomic DNA ATTTTTTCATGTCAAAAAAAAATAAAAATCAATTTTTAGAATCTATACATACACTTATTTATTTTATATTATATATTTAAAAAACACTATTTTATTAATAAACTAAAAAATACTTTCTATGAAATATAAAATCATCACATCTCTTTACCTTTTCGTTTTTACACTCAAAGCACAGATTCAAAGCCCATCAGATTTTTTAGGATACCAATTAGGTGAAAGATTCACAAGACACCACAGAGTCATAGAATACTTCCAACACGTAACCAAAAACTCTCAAAAAATTCTCTTAAAAGAATATGGAAATACTTATGAATACAGACCTTTAGTATACGCTATAATATCATCAGAAAAAAACCTCTCCCAAATAGACCTCATCAAAACTGACAACTTAAAAAGAACAGGAATCATCACAGGAACACCCACTACGCAAATCCCAATAGTATGGCTCAGCTACAACGTACACGGAAACGAATCCGTATCCACAGAAGCTTCTATGGCTACTCTGTATGAACTTCTAAAACCTAATTCAGAAAAAGCAAATTGGTTAGAAAAACTTGTAGTAATTATAGACCCCTGCCTAAACCCCGATGGAAGAGATAGATATGTAAACTTTTATAACCAATACGGAAATGCACAATATAACCCCGACCCTCAGAGCAAAGAACATGCAGAACTATACCCAAGCGGAAGAGCAAACCATTACTTATTCGACCTCAACAGAGACTGGGCATGGATGACACAAATAGAAAGTCAAAAAAGAATACCCCTCTACAACCAATGGATGCCACAAATACACGTTGATTTTCATGAACAAGGAGTAAACAATCCATATTATTTTGCACCCGCAGCAAATCCACATCATGAACTCATCTCCCCATGGCAAAAAGACCTCCAAATAATACTCGGAAAAAATCACGCAAAATATTTCGACAAAAACGGATGGCTCTACTTTACAAAAGAAAGATTCGACCTCCTCTATCCTTCTTATGGAGATACTTACCCTACCTATAACGGTGCCATCGGAATGACATACGAACAAGCAGGAGGAGGAAGAGCAGGATTAGGAATACTCACAGATGAAAACGATACTCTTACACTAAAAGCAAGAATCCAACACCATCTCACCACAGGAATATCTACCATAGAAGTCATCGCAAACAACATAGAACGAACCCTCAAAGAATTTCAAAACTACTTCTCTGAAAATAAAAACAACTTTAAAGGACAATATAAAACCTTCATCATAAAAGCAGAAAATCCTCCAGCTAAATTAGAAAAACTTACCCAATGGCTTAATACCTTAGGAATACAACACAGCATAGGAACAACTCCAAAATTATTAAAAGGGTATAATTATACCACGAATAACATAGAAACTTTCACCACCACAGAAAATGACATCATCATCAGCTGCTACCAACCAAAAGGAATCCTTGCACACATACTCTTCGAACCAAAAACAACCCTTACCGATTCCATTACATACGACATAACCGCATGGGCAACCCCATATTCACAAGGATTAAAAGCTTTTGCCACCACAGAAAAAATAACTCCCACAACAAAACAATACACACCTCCTCAATATGAAATCCCCGAAACAGCCCCATATGCTTATATAGCCACATGGACTACTTTTAAAAACGCACAATTCCTATCCTACTTACTCAAAAATGAAGTCAAAGTCCGATATGCAGAAACACCATTCTCTCTCCAAGGAAAAACTTTTAACGAAGGAACTCTCATCATAACTCGAAAACGTAACGAAGCATTAGGAGAAAAACTAGACCAACTAATAAAAAAAGCATCAACACTCTTTTCACAAGAAATCTACACAACAACCACAGGATTTGTAGATTCCGGATCCGACTTTGGATCCAGCGCATTTAGATTCATCAAAACCCCAAAAATAGCCGTACTCTTCGGAAACGGAGTATCATCCCTATCTTTTGGAGAAATATGGCATCTATTCGAACAACAACTCCAATATAACATAACAACACTCCCAATAGAAAACCTAAAAAACATAGCATTACACGAATACCACACAATCATCCTCCCAAACGGATCTTACTCTTCTATCAAAGAAGAAGAAATGAAAAAAATAGACGAATATATATCAGAAGGAGGAAAAATTATAGCAATACAAGAAGCAATCTACAAATTCCTAAAAAGACCATCTTATCAACTAAAAGAATTTGAAAACGAAAACGAAATAAAAGAACACGAAAACAAAAATAAAAAATACCAAGAAGAAGACAAAAAACTAAAATACAAAGACAGAGAAAGAAACGAAATACAAAACTATATACCAGGAGCAATATTTAAAGCATACATAGATAAAACACACCCACTTGCATTCGGATATACAGAAATATACTACTCCTTAAAAACAAGCGAAGAAAGATTCGCTACCCTCCCACCTAAAAACGCATGGAACGTAGCTACTTTCTCCACAAATTCCCTCACAAGCGGATTCGCAGGACATAGAATCAAAAAAACAATAGATAACTCTCTCCTCTTCGGAGTAGAAAATAATAATAAAGGAACAATCATCTACATGGTAGATAACCCACTCTTCAGATCCTTTTGGGAAGAAGGAAAATTATTATTCGCAAACGCAATATTCTTTGTCGCACAATAAAAAACAAACATGAAAAAAATAATAACCATCTTATTTATTTGTATACAACACCAAATATACGCCCAAGAAACACAACAAATAACACCTCATACATCTGAAAATACATCCATACCAATGGCTGATGCTTTCAGAAAAGAAGGAAAAATATATATAGTAATAACAATCATCCTCATAATACTCATAGGAATATTCCTATACATACTCACAATAGACAAAAAAATAAAATACATAGAACAAAAACTAACAGAAATCAAAATAAATACACCATCATGAAAAAATCACATATAATAGGAATATTCATTATAGCAGTATCACTCTTTATAATCATTATAACAGCAGGAAATACAAGTAAATACCTATCCTTTACAGAAGCACATCAACAATACATAAACGGAGATGAATCCCCAATACACATAGTAGGAAAACTAAAAAAAGATAGCATATATAATAAACCCATCGGAATAATAACAAGCCCAGACCACCTCTCATGCTCCTTTCTCATGACAGACCAAAATAATAAAGAAGAAAGAGTATATTATAATAACCCCCTCCCCATAGACCTCACAAAATCAGAAAATATAGTAGTAATAGGATATTTTCATAAACAAAAATTTATAGCAAATAAAATCCTTATGAAATGCCCATCTAAATACCAAGAAAAAAATCCAACTCAACCTTATGAACTGGGAAACACTACTCAATAAACAACGATTCGGAACAACCCAAATAGAAACAAACGAAAATCATCTCATCAGAAACCCTTTCGAAACAGATTACGACCGAATTATATTCTCATCCTATTTCAGAAAATTACAAGATAAAACACAAGTATTCCCACTACCCGAAAATAACTTCGTACATAACCGACTAACACACAGCCTAGAAGTATCCAGCGTAGGAAGATCTTTAGGAAGAGAAGTAGCCTACAAAATACTACCACCCCCAACAAAAAAAAATGAACTCAAATGGTACTCACAAATTATTGATTTCGGATCCATCGTAGCAGCAGCATGCCTCGCACACGATATAGGAAACCCACCTTTTGGACATTCCGGTGAAAAAGCTATATCCGAATATTTTATTACCCACCCCGAAGGACAAAAATTTAAAAACAAAACCACAGAAGAAGAATGGAACGACCTCATATCTTTTGAAGGAAACGCACAAGGATTCCGACTACTCTGTAACAATCAATACTCCCATAAAATGAAACTTACATACGGAACTCTCGCCACCTTCTCAAAATACCCATGCCAATCCTTCTTCAAAGAAAAAGATAAAAACAAAAGATCACATCAAAAATACGGATTCTTCCAATCCGAAAAAAAACAATTTATCAACATAGCACAAAATACCCAACTCATCGAAACACACACCGAAAAAGCATGGGAAAGACACCCCCTCACATACCTCGTAGAAGCAGCCGATGACATCTGCTATCACATAATAGATATGGAAGACGCATGCCGACTCGGATGGATACACTCCGAAGTAGTACAAGAAAAATTTATACACATAATAGAAAAAAACTTCCAACCCGACAAACTAAAAAAATATAACTCCCCACAAGAAAAAATAGCCGTACTAAGAGCACTAACCATAAAAAGCCTCATCCAACAAACATCTGAAGTATTCATCACCCACCAACAACAAATAATGAACGGAACATTTAAAGAAGACCTATTCTCTATACTCCCATCAAAAAATATCCTAAAAAACATAAAAGAACTATCCCGAAAAGAAATCTATAACTCACATCCCGTAAAACAAAAAGAAATCGCAGGATTCGAAGTAATATCTGGACTAATGGAAGCATTTTGCACATCTTCCTATAAAGTTTTCTCCAAAGATAACCCCTCCCATAAAAATAAAATTATTTGCAACCTACTACCTGAAGACATTCAACCCCAACTCCAAAACACAAACACTATTTACCTACAATTACGTATCATACTAGACTTTATATCAGGACTTACCGATGGAAATGCTCTCGCTTTGTATAGAAATATTAAAGGAATATCAATACCATAAAAAAAACATATAAATTCTTATATTTATATAAAAAAAATAGATAATCACTCCTAATTACTCTCTAATAAAGAAAAATATTCCTATTATATAT from Chitinophagaceae bacterium includes the following:
- a CDS encoding M14 family metallopeptidase, translating into MKYKIITSLYLFVFTLKAQIQSPSDFLGYQLGERFTRHHRVIEYFQHVTKNSQKILLKEYGNTYEYRPLVYAIISSEKNLSQIDLIKTDNLKRTGIITGTPTTQIPIVWLSYNVHGNESVSTEASMATLYELLKPNSEKANWLEKLVVIIDPCLNPDGRDRYVNFYNQYGNAQYNPDPQSKEHAELYPSGRANHYLFDLNRDWAWMTQIESQKRIPLYNQWMPQIHVDFHEQGVNNPYYFAPAANPHHELISPWQKDLQIILGKNHAKYFDKNGWLYFTKERFDLLYPSYGDTYPTYNGAIGMTYEQAGGGRAGLGILTDENDTLTLKARIQHHLTTGISTIEVIANNIERTLKEFQNYFSENKNNFKGQYKTFIIKAENPPAKLEKLTQWLNTLGIQHSIGTTPKLLKGYNYTTNNIETFTTTENDIIISCYQPKGILAHILFEPKTTLTDSITYDITAWATPYSQGLKAFATTEKITPTTKQYTPPQYEIPETAPYAYIATWTTFKNAQFLSYLLKNEVKVRYAETPFSLQGKTFNEGTLIITRKRNEALGEKLDQLIKKASTLFSQEIYTTTTGFVDSGSDFGSSAFRFIKTPKIAVLFGNGVSSLSFGEIWHLFEQQLQYNITTLPIENLKNIALHEYHTIILPNGSYSSIKEEEMKKIDEYISEGGKIIAIQEAIYKFLKRPSYQLKEFENENEIKEHENKNKKYQEEDKKLKYKDRERNEIQNYIPGAIFKAYIDKTHPLAFGYTEIYYSLKTSEERFATLPPKNAWNVATFSTNSLTSGFAGHRIKKTIDNSLLFGVENNNKGTIIYMVDNPLFRSFWEEGKLLFANAIFFVAQ
- a CDS encoding cytochrome c maturation protein CcmE, with translation MKKSHIIGIFIIAVSLFIIIITAGNTSKYLSFTEAHQQYINGDESPIHIVGKLKKDSIYNKPIGIITSPDHLSCSFLMTDQNNKEERVYYNNPLPIDLTKSENIVVIGYFHKQKFIANKILMKCPSKYQEKNPTQPYELGNTTQ
- a CDS encoding deoxyguanosinetriphosphate triphosphohydrolase, whose amino-acid sequence is MNWETLLNKQRFGTTQIETNENHLIRNPFETDYDRIIFSSYFRKLQDKTQVFPLPENNFVHNRLTHSLEVSSVGRSLGREVAYKILPPPTKKNELKWYSQIIDFGSIVAAACLAHDIGNPPFGHSGEKAISEYFITHPEGQKFKNKTTEEEWNDLISFEGNAQGFRLLCNNQYSHKMKLTYGTLATFSKYPCQSFFKEKDKNKRSHQKYGFFQSEKKQFINIAQNTQLIETHTEKAWERHPLTYLVEAADDICYHIIDMEDACRLGWIHSEVVQEKFIHIIEKNFQPDKLKKYNSPQEKIAVLRALTIKSLIQQTSEVFITHQQQIMNGTFKEDLFSILPSKNILKNIKELSRKEIYNSHPVKQKEIAGFEVISGLMEAFCTSSYKVFSKDNPSHKNKIICNLLPEDIQPQLQNTNTIYLQLRIILDFISGLTDGNALALYRNIKGISIP